The genomic stretch CGGTGCCTCGCGAACGCCGCCACGGCGTTCACGATCCGGTCCGCGCCCACCTCCTTCGGATTGTCCATCTTGATCGAGATCCCGGTCTTGATGCCCGGACCGACCACCATCGGCGTCATACCGAAATACCGCTCGCACAGGTCGACGATGGTCGGCGTGAGCGGCGGGACGACCGAGGCGATGATGATCGCCTTGATCTCCCTCGAGGAGAAGTGGCTGGCGTCGTAGAGGTTCCGCAGGAGGATTCCGTACTCGTCGCTGGTCTTTTCGCGGTCGGTCCAGACCCGCCAATGGTGGAGGAGCTTCTCGCCCTCGTACACGCCGAGGACGGTGTTCGTGTTCCCCACATCGATCACGAGGAGCATGTCTTTCCCCCTACCCCGTCACCGCGGAAATCTCCGCGATCTCTCCGCTGTGCACCGCGACGCCGGCATCCTCTCCGTCCCTCCGGAAGAGGAGCGCCCCCTCGGCGTCCACGCCGCCGGCCACTCCCCACTCCTCGCGGCCGCCGGATCGCAGGAGGATCCTGCGGCCGGACAGGAAGTCCCGCCGCGCCCACCCGTCGCGCACGGCGGGGAAGCCCCCCGCGGCGAAATCGGCGTACCGCGCCCCGAAGGCATCGAGGAACCGCGCGAGGATCCCGGCCCGC from Deltaproteobacteria bacterium encodes the following:
- a CDS encoding type III pantothenate kinase, whose amino-acid sequence is MLLVIDVGNTNTVLGVYEGEKLLHHWRVWTDREKTSDEYGILLRNLYDASHFSSREIKAIIIASVVPPLTPTIVDLCERYFGMTPMVVGPGIKTGISIKMDNPKEVGADRIVNAVAAFARHRRASIVVDFGTATTFDYVSSKGDYMGGVIAPGVNISAEALFRQASKLPRI